Below is a window of Scyliorhinus torazame isolate Kashiwa2021f chromosome 24, sScyTor2.1, whole genome shotgun sequence DNA.
CTGgcaaaccaggattttttttaGAAACACTGCGCCAgcagccacacatacactaacgcaggcttttaactcttactgcaccaaatacatataatataaTATATCTGAAATCCCTACACTCATCACAAGCAGTTGAGACAACAGCTCAGGTGCATTTGAAGAGGATGTTGCTGTGGttgttgggagggagagaggcgggggaagaaACTTACACTGACAAGAGTTGTGTTGCCGGCGTGCAACACACCCATCGGTGCCAAATTACTTATCTCCTCCGTGCTGCACAACCTCTGAATCCTTTCGCACTATTGTTTGTACGGAACTGTGGCTCAGCCTCCACCCTCATCCGGGCTTTTGTTGAATGGTCTCGGATGACCAGCGGGGAGTGAGTTTTATTTTTCATTTTCTTAAATTACCGTGTCCCGTTGAACAGAACCTAACTCGTCAATCCCATGCAGGACCTTCTTGTGAAATGCTTGTGGTTAAACGGTTTCATTCGGATGTTATTGATAAGCGGGCTGGACGAAATTATTGGGAATTTTCTAATCTTGTCGACGCCCTGACAAATAAAGGGGGTTTTCCCGGCCGCGTGGTTCCGTGTCTTCCGGGGTGGCACCTTGAGCTGACGCAGCTTCTTTCTGACAGGTGGCAGCTCGGAAGCAGCTGGTGGACAGGGAGCTGGAGGAAGTCAAAGCTAATTTTCACTGCGCAGAGAAGGAACTCGAAAACCACCAGAGGAAGGGGGACACTCTGCAGAAAAATCTCCAGGTGATGTTTAATGTGGGTCCTGCAACGTTTAAACAAACTTTCCTCCAGTGTTTCTAGATTCTCTGCTGCTCGGAACGCAGGGACTGGTGTACATCAATTAGCCCGTGGGATCAGTTACACCGTTCAATTACATCTGTGACCCTGATCCATATTATGTCGGCTTTTACTCCATAGCCCTtaaaagtataggcactgttgtgctttcttggtcgtagcgccgatgtgggtggaccaggacagattgttggtgatgtgcacatcgagAAGTGCGTACGATACTTCTCCTCCTGAAGTTaaggaccagctccttagttttgctgacattgagagagagattgttgtcattacaccacgccactaggttctctatctccctcctgcactctgactcatcggtgttcgagatccaacccattgcgatcatgtcatcagcaaacttgtagatggggttggagccaaattttgccacacagccgtgtgtgtatagggattATAATGGGGGCTAAGTCTTGCGGGGCCCAGGTATTGAAGACTATCAtgggggaggtgttgttgtttatccttactgactgtGCTTTGTGAGTCAGGAAGTTGaagggatccagttgcagagagaggagccaagtctcaggttttggagttttgatatgagcttggctgggattatggtgttgaaggcagagctgtagtcagtgaacaggagtctgacgtacgagtccttgttgtcgagatgctccggggatagtgtagggccagggagatggtggaccggttgtggcggtatgtgaattgcagtggatcaaggcattctgggtgtATGGAGTTGATATGCTTCATGACCaacttctcaaagcacttcataacgatacatgtcaaggccaccggacggtagttgtTGAGGCATGCTGCCtggttctttggcactggtatgatggtggtggtCTTGAAGCAAGTGGAAActttggaacggagtagggagaggttgaagatgtccgcgaacacacccgccagttagcCCATGCAGGATCCGTCTGGACCCGTTGCTTTCCACGGGTTCGCTTTCAAGAAGGGGTCTCGAGACTGCCCTCGTTGCTCAATAGGAGGTGCAGGGGAAGCAAATTAGGGTAGggtgggatggagagagggaataGTCTAATGAGCAGACATCCAATCTGACTTAACCCAGGATTGCGTGCTGGTGTCTAAATATGTTGCTGCGACATCTAGGTTATTGGTGTTTAGGCACTGATTGTTGTAGGTGGATCGATAGCAGTTTCCAGAGTAACCCGCTCACCTTGTTCACTTTGTTTTTGACGTTTCTTTTCCTTTCAGGAAGCATTGAAGGAGAAAGACAACTTCAGTACCTGGCAAGACCAAAGCACTCAGAGAATCACGCACCTGGAAGCGAAGCTGAAAAGGCTGGAGAAAGAGCTAACTCTGAGTCAGAGATCGAGAGAAGAAATTAAAGGTGAGGGCTCTTACTGCCATGGGTATTCCTGACGTATGTTGTCCCCTCATAAAGGTGTTGTCTAAGAGTAGCTAAACGCTGGACCCTCAGCTCGAGGTGAATGTCAGGCTCACTTCACGAATGCCGAGTAAAATGACAGATAGTTAGCTCCGTGCTGTGCCTCCTGGTCTCCCACAGGCCACCGTTTGGAGGTTTTGTCCTGTCGCGCTGGGATAGGACAGGATGGACCTCTGAATGGGTGCGAGCAAGGCAGTCTGCCCATTAACACGACGACACCATCTGACTTTCCGGACTCTCCTCTGTTTGCACAACGGGAGCAAGCCTGTGTCAATTGGGAAAAGTGGAAAAATTGAGCTTGTAAGCAGCCTTTCAGTGTCAGGAGACTGAATCATGTGATGTCTCTATTACAATTAACAGTGCGTTCACGAGCTTACTGCCTACTGACACACTGATCGATTATAGTGATCGTTTGGGCAATGCCAAGTCCAATGCTATGGCAGTAAGGGCAGGTGATAGACGATCGTTTTTGCTATTCTGACTCTGGGCATCATTGCCATATACAACCTTAAATGTGTCTTGTTTCAATTTTAGCCGAGAACCTGATCCTTGCATCCAAACTTAAAGATCTTCAACAGGATCATGAATTCCAACCGAACTCCGGGAACACGGATCTTGCAGCGTTGGTGTGCGAATTGAATAAGAAGGACCGTAATGAGATCGACAAGTGTGAACTGGATGAAGACAGCCATCAGTCAAACAATGTGCACTCTGTCGGAGCGGCGACAGTTGTAGGGTGGCCGGTGAAGGTTGGAGAGGAGGAAATGTTGGATTCAGTGGAAGGACGTCAACTTGGAGAATTGATGGTGACGTCTGTCCTCTCGGACCAAGACAGTGAGGCCAACCTCGAGGAAGACCCAAGTTTAAACGCCAAAGTAAAATTTGAAGTTGTGCCAAGTGGAGCACTGACGGAAACCCGCGGCTCGGAAGAAGCAAGGGACGTGTTCCCAGATCCCGAAGAGAAAACGGGGGCGCGGCCCCACGGCTTTGAGAAAGAAACGGAGGAAGCAGGTGGGGCAGAAGCTGCGGTTGTACCTGGTGACCACACCGAGAAGGGCGAAGCAATGATTGACTGGCTTGACAAACCAATCACCGCGTCCTGGCAATTCGGAGGACGCGAGGTGGAATTGGACGAAGTAAAAACGAAAAATCAGGTGCTGCAGCAGGAGCTGGATGAGCTGAAACAAACGCTTGATAGTAAAACGATTGAAGGCCAGAGAAACCAGCAGACTGTCGCAGAACTGAGGCGGAAGCTAAAGCAGGTGATGCAAAGGAGCGCCGCAGAGGCCGAGTCCCCCACTGCGCTGGTCACTCTGCAGGCAGGGCAGATCAGTACCCTGGAAAAAGACCTGGAGCACGAGAGAACCAAGGTGGCCAAACTGCAAGAGAGCAATAACATACTGGAGCTGGAATGCAGCAAAGTTACCGAGCTTGCTAGATCCAGAGATGCCGGATCAGACGGCGCTGAAATCCAGATCCTGCAGAGTGCTGCGTCTAAGAAGATGCAACAGCTTGAGCAGCAGATTGTGGAACTTAACTGTGAGAAGAGTTGCATTGAGGAGATCATAAAGGCAAACGGCCGGCCAGTCGTCGTTGCTGCCGCCGACGAGAGGGGCGACCTTCTTCTGGAATGTCTGGAGCTCGAAGATGCCCGAAACCTCGAACTTGACGCGATGCTTTCAAACCATCTGTGCTACGACCCGGGAGAAATGCTGGGGCGGAAGCTGGACGAGGAGAAAACCCGTTTTGTGGAGATCATGAAGGGGGGCGACGGAAGCGGCCACGGGAAAGGCAATCGAGAGCTCTTCTTCGAGTACTTGAAGCACAAGGTGGTCGAGCAACTCGAGTTTGACGAACGGCTGCTGGAGCATCAGAAACTCCTGGGTGAACTTCAGAAAATGTGCGACGAGCTGGTGGCAGAGAAGGAGCAAGAAGAGCAAGCGAAAAGGCAGGCGCAGGAGAGGTTTGACCGTCTGCAGGCCAGAATTCACCGGGAGACACAGCAGTTAACAGTGGCGCTGGAAGTCCAAAGTAAAAACATTGAGGGACTTCTCCTGAGCATGGAAGAGAAGGACCACACCATTCAGGTTTTAAATGAACGCCTGCAAGATGCTTCAGCGGTGCTGATACGCCTCCGGAAAGAGAATTGCGAACTGAAAGCTAACTGTAAGACGCAGAAGTGCGTCGACAATGCAGGTCTCCCCGAGGATATCGTGCTGGGGCAGCACACTGGTGCACCGTCCCCTCAGGCCAAGCAACATGAAAATGGTGGCGTGCTGTCCATGGGCGGGCAAGCCCTCACAATCGAGGGAAGGCCTGCCGATGGGACCGTCCAAAATTCAGAGACCGGCCGCGATGAAAACGTGTGTGATAACTCAATGCTCCTCCCTATTGAGCAGGCGATCCGTTTGATTCCGACCCAGGAGGATCAATTCGAAGAACCAGAGGAGCGCGGTTCTGCTGTGAGGAAGATGCCAGAAATGAACGAGGACCCTGCTAAACAGGAGCAGCAGACAACAAAAATCGAAGCCAGCCGCTGTGAGACATCGCCAATTGTACCAAAGGAGCAGAGGGCAAGCTCTGTCCCATCTACCGGAACTCCCTCGGGCAAACCAGGGATTACCTGTGCAGTTGTTTGTGCGTGGCAGAATATTCAGCTGACCCAGGATGCTGAAAGCCTACGGCCGCGTAAGGAGCAGAATGATGTGGCGGGCAATGGCGGCGGTCACAGGCAGAGCATCAGATGTCCTGGTGGTTTGCAGATGAAGATCGGCGAGCTGCAGGAGGAGTTGGTGAACCTACACACCAAGACATCCCCGGACGAAGCTGAAACACTGACTGAGAAGGGAACAACGGAAATTGCCAACTCTAAATTTGCTCTGGTTTTGGGAGAAAAGCAGTCCGTTGGTGAATTGAGAACCGAGGCAGAGCTGATTGAAGAAGTGGAAAGGGTGACCGGCAGATTTAATAAAGCCTTAAAGGTCACAGAAGGGGAACGGCAAAAGACAGAAGAATTGAACCAGAAAGTGGTTGGAGCTTTGAACGAAGAATTGAACTCCTTGCACGAAAGATGCACGATTCTGGAGCAAGACAGGGAGCGTCTCTGTGCGGAAGTCCGGAAAGCCCAGGACGCAGCCGGCGGAATGCAGTCCGAGAGAGAAGGCTTAATGGAGGCGATCCAATTCAGCGAGGCTCTGCTGAGAGGGAGCACCGAAGAGAAAAACCGCCTGGAGCGAGAGCTGGAGGTCCTGCGAGAGTGGAGGCAGAAGGGCCTGGGAGACGGCCCTCCCTGGCAAGCTGGAGAGGAAAGCGGCCAGGAGGAACGGCGAACGCTGCGGGGAACGCAGGACCAAATGCTGGAGCTGGAGGACGAATGCAGGGTGTTGAACAGCGAGGTGGCGAGTGCAAAGCTGACCCAGGAGCAGCTTGAGGAAGAGTTGGAGAAAGCCCAGTCTGAGAAGTCTGAACTCCAGTGTCAGGTGCTGTACAGTTTTGTTCTCCCTTTTATTTTTCCGGATTCTCCCACCATATTTTCCTGACTGGGCCTAACGTTGCAGGGCCCTGACTCCATGCATGGATATGCCCAGGGTTTAAGCGAGGCCGTTTCCGCCCCCTGTTCTGCTTCATAGCAGAAAGCCTTGCATTTACACAGCACCGTTCCATGACCAGGATGGCTCAAACCCTTGTTTTTACAGCCAGTGAACTGTATagtgttgctaacgtttggttggctcttaattcgtaatttgctctgtttgtttaacctttgctctagagtcgccaggtatcgttatgataccgcctcgaggttcaagtactgatcaataactcaacacaccaattagtaagattcaaatcaaaacacatttattatatacagtaagtcactacttatgcatataactcttactttctagactatttctatcactaaaaggcctatgcttagcttcggaattggtccaccaggtcaggtgaacaaatggcctttcgttcaggtcctgagtctgcaggattcaaaagctggtatggactggtagctgggagcgcctatctcgtagcgagcgttgactggagacttacttggttggtgcggcagcttagATAGGTCACT
It encodes the following:
- the LOC140399888 gene encoding uncharacterized protein yields the protein MSWAPEEWKSELPSRALLKISEYESQLEKLKKERHQKQLQLDSLEVTFQKQNHKLEGERSENAALRRETQGLTEARNSQEKAQQRLCHEIQVKEALVCSLEGQLLATKKQIDGLEQELKRLEAELERSRRSSTPAECQFHLTPAKTYAGCTTLSSANEGSKWDELQERYNREVEEKKRLASEVKTLKLQVQQLQFSSNKSHRESAPQQIRASTLSWQTEKLPTRVPESPGGRVPPSSVFPWEPPRTPPYCNSKSPQQTDNKTSHLGPESGGGQPGQRQEPGNSQLQELRDENRVLQCTMSELEVWVQSQEKEIKNHLNKLQEVQSLLEKSKAELAMKEQALTKSRDDLTKATVQQEQTSNKCSLLEQKLKQVSEDLNCQRQNAESVRRLMEQKSKEKEKEYQQELSDQQREYRNLEHQCKQEKNQLNQEIQKLKSEHLALQSAIDKVAARKQLVDRELEEVKANFHCAEKELENHQRKGDTLQKNLQEALKEKDNFSTWQDQSTQRITHLEAKLKRLEKELTLSQRSREEIKAENLILASKLKDLQQDHEFQPNSGNTDLAALVCELNKKDRNEIDKCELDEDSHQSNNVHSVGAATVVGWPVKVGEEEMLDSVEGRQLGELMVTSVLSDQDSEANLEEDPSLNAKVKFEVVPSGALTETRGSEEARDVFPDPEEKTGARPHGFEKETEEAGGAEAAVVPGDHTEKGEAMIDWLDKPITASWQFGGREVELDEVKTKNQVLQQELDELKQTLDSKTIEGQRNQQTVAELRRKLKQVMQRSAAEAESPTALVTLQAGQISTLEKDLEHERTKVAKLQESNNILELECSKVTELARSRDAGSDGAEIQILQSAASKKMQQLEQQIVELNCEKSCIEEIIKANGRPVVVAAADERGDLLLECLELEDARNLELDAMLSNHLCYDPGEMLGRKLDEEKTRFVEIMKGGDGSGHGKGNRELFFEYLKHKVVEQLEFDERLLEHQKLLGELQKMCDELVAEKEQEEQAKRQAQERFDRLQARIHRETQQLTVALEVQSKNIEGLLLSMEEKDHTIQVLNERLQDASAVLIRLRKENCELKANCKTQKCVDNAGLPEDIVLGQHTGAPSPQAKQHENGGVLSMGGQALTIEGRPADGTVQNSETGRDENVCDNSMLLPIEQAIRLIPTQEDQFEEPEERGSAVRKMPEMNEDPAKQEQQTTKIEASRCETSPIVPKEQRASSVPSTGTPSGKPGITCAVVCAWQNIQLTQDAESLRPRKEQNDVAGNGGGHRQSIRCPGGLQMKIGELQEELVNLHTKTSPDEAETLTEKGTTEIANSKFALVLGEKQSVGELRTEAELIEEVERVTGRFNKALKVTEGERQKTEELNQKVVGALNEELNSLHERCTILEQDRERLCAEVRKAQDAAGGMQSEREGLMEAIQFSEALLRGSTEEKNRLERELEVLREWRQKGLGDGPPWQAGEESGQEERRTLRGTQDQMLELEDECRVLNSEVASAKLTQEQLEEELEKAQSEKSELQCQVDRLQKVAAELDREKMELQAKLKQSQRSPVGKEVILQENGLPEDLLPVGSQQLAPTQITARKLGADLEALRQTLQEKSEEVDRNLFNFSDLEKKRQELQAANKILFKAVNHLHPCKAETLNGDPLNAVGSVPQTPTEDGKPVAGRTIGGDPAQAGERDQTKTNPRSKGRSDLAGRLPRLNPADLMMKISAAELATRIQRNRQFRHHLSVAFDETEYEPYGLPDVVQKGFADIPSGPACPHILRRATLNSTLCSQQQGEGKSV